In a genomic window of Rhodovulum sp. P5:
- a CDS encoding amino acid ABC transporter substrate-binding protein, producing MTKSVFLGALTIASFAAGVAGAATLDDVKARGKLNCGINTGLVGFAAPDANGEWSGFDVAYCRALAAAVLGDPTAIEFVNLTGKTRFTALASGEIDALSRNTTWTFTRDVDLKFTFVGVNYYDGQGFMVPKELGVTSAKELDGATVCIQTGTTTELNLADFFRVNNISYEPVPIETNAEAQQQYLAGACDVYTTDASGLAATRATFETPTAHVVLPEIISKEPLGPLVRHGDDEWGDIARWTLNALIAAEELGITSANIDELASAPTSNPEINRLLGTEGNLGEMLGLPADWAVNAIKAGGNYGEIFEKYIGENTPIGLARGLNAQWTDGGLMYAPPFR from the coding sequence ATGACCAAATCCGTATTTCTTGGCGCATTGACCATCGCCAGCTTCGCTGCCGGTGTGGCAGGGGCGGCGACACTTGATGATGTCAAGGCACGCGGCAAGCTGAACTGCGGGATCAATACCGGTCTCGTCGGCTTCGCTGCTCCGGACGCAAATGGCGAGTGGAGCGGTTTCGACGTGGCCTATTGCCGGGCGCTGGCCGCTGCGGTTCTTGGCGACCCGACCGCCATCGAATTCGTGAACCTGACCGGCAAGACGCGTTTCACCGCGCTCGCCTCGGGGGAAATCGACGCGCTGTCGCGCAACACGACCTGGACCTTCACCCGCGACGTGGACCTCAAGTTCACCTTCGTCGGCGTGAACTACTATGACGGCCAGGGCTTCATGGTTCCCAAGGAACTGGGCGTGACCTCGGCCAAGGAACTGGACGGCGCGACCGTCTGCATCCAGACCGGCACCACGACCGAGCTGAACCTCGCCGACTTCTTCCGCGTGAACAACATCAGCTATGAGCCGGTGCCGATCGAAACCAACGCCGAGGCGCAGCAGCAGTACCTTGCCGGCGCCTGTGACGTCTATACAACCGACGCATCGGGTCTGGCCGCCACGCGTGCGACCTTTGAAACCCCGACCGCCCATGTGGTTCTGCCCGAGATCATCTCGAAAGAGCCGCTGGGCCCGCTTGTCCGCCATGGCGATGACGAGTGGGGCGATATCGCCCGCTGGACGCTGAACGCGCTGATTGCCGCCGAAGAACTGGGCATCACCTCGGCCAATATCGACGAACTGGCCTCGGCGCCGACCTCCAACCCCGAGATCAACCGTCTTCTGGGCACCGAGGGCAACCTGGGCGAGATGCTGGGTCTGCCGGCCGACTGGGCCGTCAATGCGATCAAGGCCGGTGGTAACTACGGCGAGATCTTTGAAAAGTACATCGGTGAGAACACGCCGATCGGTCTGGCGCGCGGCCTGAACGCGCAGTGGACCGATGGTGGCCTGATGTACGCGCCGCCGTTCCGGTAA
- a CDS encoding ATP12 family chaperone protein, whose translation MADWALKRFWKTASVADIDGGFTVHLDGRPVRTPAKNPLVLPSRAMAAAAAAEWDAQEGEVRPVTMPVMRGANAAIDKVSVQKDEVAALIAAYAESDLLCHRADSPEALVARQAAAWDPLLDWARDALDAPLIPVAGVIPCDQPPESLRTLREQVSAMDAFTLTALHDLVGLSGSLVIGLAAMTDIQPVETLWDISRIDETWQEEQWGVDEEAAEVAEAKKRDFLQARRFLDLTRFS comes from the coding sequence ATGGCTGACTGGGCCCTGAAACGTTTCTGGAAAACCGCGTCCGTCGCCGACATCGACGGCGGGTTCACGGTTCATCTGGATGGGCGCCCGGTGCGCACGCCCGCCAAGAACCCGCTTGTTCTGCCCTCGCGCGCGATGGCCGCGGCTGCCGCGGCCGAATGGGACGCGCAGGAGGGAGAGGTCCGCCCCGTGACCATGCCGGTGATGCGCGGCGCCAATGCTGCCATCGACAAGGTCAGTGTGCAGAAAGACGAGGTCGCCGCCCTGATCGCGGCCTATGCCGAAAGCGATCTGCTGTGCCACCGCGCCGACAGCCCCGAGGCACTGGTCGCGCGGCAGGCCGCGGCATGGGATCCGCTGCTGGATTGGGCGCGGGATGCGCTCGATGCGCCGCTCATTCCGGTGGCGGGGGTGATTCCCTGCGATCAACCGCCTGAAAGCCTTCGGACCCTGCGGGAACAGGTGTCTGCGATGGACGCCTTTACCCTCACCGCCTTGCACGATCTGGTGGGTTTGTCGGGATCCCTGGTGATCGGGCTGGCCGCGATGACAGACATTCAGCCTGTCGAAACATTGTGGGACATCTCCCGCATTGATGAGACATGGCAGGAAGAACAGTGGGGCGTGGACGAAGAGGCCGCAGAGGTGGCCGAGGCGAAAAAACGCGATTTTCTTCAGGCCCGCCGGTTTCTGGATTTGACCCGCTTTTCCTGA
- a CDS encoding HAD-IA family hydrolase, translating to MTDLRLVIFDVDGTLVDSQTHIAAAMEAAFAAEGLPVPPHEQVIGVVGLSLPVAIATLAPDLPADQAARMLDTYRQSFFARRVGEGASPLFPGALEALEALAAVDDILLGIATGKSKRGLDHILEAHGIGHHFVTVQVADHHPSKPHPAMVLAALSEAGVAPADAVMIGDTEFDIEMGRAAGVQTLGVGWGYHPVERLAAADALVHSFADLPAAVLRLWERPDG from the coding sequence ATGACCGACCTGCGCCTGGTGATCTTCGATGTCGACGGCACGCTGGTCGACAGCCAGACCCACATCGCCGCCGCGATGGAGGCGGCCTTTGCCGCCGAAGGCCTGCCCGTGCCGCCGCACGAACAGGTGATCGGCGTGGTTGGCCTGTCGCTGCCGGTGGCCATTGCGACCTTGGCCCCCGATCTGCCGGCCGATCAGGCCGCGCGGATGCTGGACACCTACCGGCAGAGCTTCTTCGCCCGGCGGGTGGGGGAGGGCGCTTCGCCCCTGTTCCCCGGCGCGCTGGAGGCGTTGGAGGCACTGGCGGCCGTTGACGATATTCTTCTCGGCATCGCGACGGGCAAGTCAAAGCGCGGGCTCGACCATATCCTTGAGGCCCACGGGATCGGGCATCACTTCGTCACGGTGCAGGTGGCCGATCACCACCCGTCCAAGCCCCATCCGGCAATGGTTCTGGCGGCCCTGTCCGAGGCCGGGGTCGCGCCCGCGGATGCCGTGATGATCGGGGACACCGAATTCGATATCGAAATGGGCCGTGCTGCGGGCGTGCAGACGCTTGGGGTCGGCTGGGGCTATCACCCGGTCGAACGGCTGGCCGCGGCCGACGCATTGGTGCACAGCTTTGCCGATCTGCCCGCGGCCGTGCTCCGCCTGTGGGAGAGACCGGATGGCTGA
- a CDS encoding RluA family pseudouridine synthase, translating into MSGVQTLTVAEGEGDQRLDRWFRRRFPHVPQGRIEKMCRKGEIRVDGGRVKPATRVDVGQQVRIPPLPDPGAVEDRPKPQVSEADAQMIRDCVIFRDDHILALNKPPGLPVQGGSGQTRHVDGLSEALRFDLEEKPRLVHRLDKDTSGVLLMARTRAVANALTAAFRARETRKIYWAVVAGTPSPAMGTIRYGLVKAPGHGSKGEGEKMLCLHPDAVDDTPGAKRAVTDYAVLSSLGRRASWCALVPVTGRTHQLRAHMAEIGHPIVGDGKYGGSGQENLGDGWGAQLGGEISRKLHLHARHLRLTHPVTGAVLTLTAPLPPHMQRTWDMLGWDPADVPADPFEEME; encoded by the coding sequence GTGAGCGGTGTGCAGACCCTGACGGTTGCGGAAGGGGAGGGCGATCAACGGCTTGACCGCTGGTTCCGCCGCCGCTTTCCGCATGTGCCCCAGGGCCGTATCGAAAAGATGTGCCGCAAGGGCGAAATCCGGGTCGACGGCGGCCGCGTCAAACCCGCGACACGTGTGGACGTGGGGCAGCAGGTGCGCATTCCGCCCTTGCCCGATCCCGGTGCGGTGGAAGACCGGCCAAAGCCGCAGGTCAGCGAGGCCGACGCGCAGATGATCCGCGACTGCGTGATCTTCCGCGACGACCATATCCTTGCGCTGAACAAGCCGCCGGGCCTGCCGGTGCAGGGTGGCAGCGGCCAGACCCGCCATGTCGACGGGTTGTCCGAGGCGCTGCGCTTCGATCTGGAGGAAAAGCCCCGGCTGGTGCACCGGCTGGACAAGGATACGTCCGGCGTTCTGCTGATGGCGCGGACGCGCGCGGTGGCCAATGCCCTGACCGCCGCCTTCCGTGCGCGGGAGACGCGCAAGATCTACTGGGCGGTCGTCGCGGGCACGCCCAGCCCGGCGATGGGCACGATCCGCTACGGTCTGGTCAAGGCGCCGGGCCACGGGTCGAAGGGGGAGGGCGAAAAGATGCTGTGCCTTCATCCCGATGCCGTGGACGATACGCCGGGCGCGAAACGCGCCGTCACCGATTACGCGGTTCTGTCGTCTCTTGGCAGACGGGCAAGCTGGTGCGCTTTGGTCCCGGTTACGGGCCGCACCCATCAATTGCGCGCGCATATGGCCGAGATCGGTCATCCGATCGTGGGCGACGGGAAATATGGCGGGTCGGGGCAGGAAAACCTTGGCGATGGCTGGGGCGCGCAACTGGGCGGAGAGATCAGCCGCAAGCTTCACCTGCACGCCCGCCATCTGCGCCTGACGCATCCGGTCACCGGGGCGGTGCTGACGCTGACCGCGCCGCTGCCGCCGCATATGCAACGGACATGGGACATGCTGGGATGGGACCCCGCCGATGTGCCCGCCGACCCGTTCGAGGAGATGGAATGA
- the crcB gene encoding fluoride efflux transporter CrcB — MTGGTIIQVALGGAVGAVGRYLSGVAATHLMGRGFPWGTIFVNIAGSFLMGVLIVVLAKKGGTQFAPFFQIGVLGGFTTFSSFSLDTVALYERGQADLALTYVLASVVISLSAIALGLWLTRSLMS; from the coding sequence ATGACAGGTGGAACGATTATACAGGTGGCCCTTGGCGGGGCCGTGGGCGCCGTGGGGCGGTATCTCAGCGGTGTGGCCGCGACGCATCTGATGGGGCGCGGCTTTCCGTGGGGCACGATCTTCGTCAACATCGCGGGGTCGTTCCTGATGGGCGTCCTGATCGTTGTGCTGGCGAAGAAGGGCGGCACGCAGTTCGCCCCGTTCTTCCAGATCGGGGTCCTTGGGGGCTTTACGACCTTCTCGTCCTTTTCCCTCGATACGGTTGCCTTGTACGAACGCGGGCAGGCGGACCTTGCCCTGACATATGTGCTGGCCTCGGTCGTGATTTCGCTGAGTGCCATAGCGCTGGGCCTTTGGCTTACGCGGAGCCTGATGTCGTGA
- a CDS encoding replication-associated recombination protein A, producing the protein MADLFDQTPADAPALAGPRPLADRLRPRALAEVIGQEHVLGPEGPLGVMLAAGTLSSLIFWGPPGVGKTTIARLLADETDLSFVQISAIFTGVADLKKVFEAAKLRHANGQGTLLFVDEIHRFNKAQQDGFLPYMEDGTILLVGATTENPSFELNAALLSRAQVLVLDRLDLVHLELLAQRAEHELGRALPLTGPARDTLLEMADGDGRALLNLIEQVAAWKVAGALSPEDLSRRLQKRAAHYDKSGEAHYNLISALHKSVRGSDPDAALYWLTRMLEGGEDPRFLARRITRMAVEDIGLADPQAQTVCLDAWQVYERLGSPEGELALAQAVLYLSLAPKSNAGYAAYKNARSAAKKTGSEPPPKHILNAPTKLMKEQGYGAGYEYDHDAEDAFSGQNYFPERMRRGVYYLPVERGFERELKRRLDYFTKLRAKRQGG; encoded by the coding sequence ATGGCAGACCTGTTCGATCAGACACCCGCCGACGCGCCGGCACTGGCCGGGCCCCGCCCGCTGGCCGATCGCCTGCGGCCAAGGGCATTGGCGGAGGTGATCGGGCAGGAGCATGTGCTGGGGCCAGAGGGGCCCCTGGGCGTCATGCTGGCGGCGGGCACGTTGTCATCGCTCATCTTTTGGGGGCCGCCGGGGGTGGGCAAGACCACCATCGCGCGGCTTCTGGCCGATGAGACCGATCTGAGCTTCGTTCAGATCAGCGCCATCTTCACCGGCGTGGCCGATCTGAAGAAGGTCTTCGAGGCCGCGAAACTGCGCCACGCCAACGGGCAGGGAACGCTTCTGTTCGTTGACGAGATTCACCGCTTCAACAAGGCGCAGCAGGACGGCTTCCTGCCATATATGGAAGACGGCACGATCCTTCTGGTCGGCGCCACAACCGAGAACCCGAGTTTCGAACTGAATGCCGCCCTGTTGTCGCGGGCGCAGGTGCTGGTGCTGGACCGGCTTGATCTTGTCCATCTGGAGCTTTTGGCCCAGCGGGCCGAGCATGAACTGGGCCGGGCGCTGCCCCTGACCGGCCCGGCGCGCGACACTCTGCTGGAAATGGCCGATGGCGACGGCCGGGCGCTGCTGAACCTGATCGAACAGGTCGCGGCGTGGAAAGTGGCCGGCGCCCTGTCCCCCGAGGATCTGTCACGCCGGTTGCAGAAACGGGCCGCGCATTACGACAAGTCGGGAGAGGCGCATTACAACCTGATTTCAGCCCTGCACAAATCGGTCCGTGGGTCCGACCCCGATGCCGCGCTTTACTGGCTGACGCGCATGCTGGAAGGGGGGGAGGATCCGCGCTTTCTTGCCCGTCGGATTACCCGGATGGCGGTCGAGGATATCGGGCTGGCCGACCCTCAGGCGCAGACGGTCTGTCTGGACGCGTGGCAGGTTTATGAACGGCTGGGCAGCCCGGAGGGAGAACTCGCCCTGGCGCAGGCGGTCCTGTACCTGTCGCTCGCCCCGAAATCGAATGCCGGGTACGCGGCCTACAAGAATGCCCGGTCGGCGGCGAAAAAGACCGGATCGGAACCGCCGCCCAAGCATATCCTGAATGCGCCGACCAAGCTGATGAAAGAACAGGGCTACGGTGCGGGATATGAATACGATCACGATGCCGAAGATGCCTTCTCGGGCCAGAACTACTTTCCCGAGAGGATGCGGCGCGGGGTCTATTACCTGCCCGTGGAGCGTGGTTTCGAACGGGAATTGAAGCGCCGGCTGGACTACTTCACCAAGCTGCGCGCCAAGCGGCAGGGCGGTTGA
- a CDS encoding Do family serine endopeptidase, which yields MRHFTVFLFMILTALPVAAQTQVPQSRGEITMSFAPVVRQTAPAVVNIYAQRVVAEKTTPFANDPFFSEMFRNFGHVQPRVQNSLGSGVIVSEDGLVVSNYHVVGQATQIRVVLNDRREFDAAVLLADEEADLALLRLKGAKDLPALAFRASDTVEVGDLVLAIGNPFGIGQTVSSGIVSGLARSGLSIGGGRGLFIQTDAAINPGNSGGALVDMSGRLVGINTAILSRSGGSNGIGFAIPADLVARFVEQAEQGEKRFLRPWAGVSAQAVDAALAEALGLDLPRGVVLAELHSDSPFRKAGFEIGDVVLEIDGEPVNTPQELLFRLSAKGIGETVKVGYLHKGRERSAKVALVAPPETPPRDPVKIGGRSILEGLTVVNINPAVAQEVGLSAEMPGVLVTEPGRVGSRVGLKPGDVLLRINDKEIDDTADVAKAVRDGGRTWTIEYLRNGRRSVLRFRV from the coding sequence ATGCGGCATTTCACAGTCTTCCTGTTCATGATTCTCACCGCCCTGCCGGTTGCGGCCCAGACGCAGGTGCCGCAAAGCCGGGGCGAGATCACGATGAGCTTTGCGCCGGTGGTCCGCCAGACCGCTCCGGCGGTGGTCAACATCTACGCCCAGCGGGTGGTGGCCGAAAAGACCACGCCGTTTGCGAATGACCCCTTCTTTTCCGAAATGTTCCGCAATTTCGGTCATGTACAGCCGCGCGTTCAGAACTCGCTCGGCTCCGGCGTGATCGTGTCGGAGGACGGATTGGTTGTGTCCAACTACCACGTGGTTGGTCAGGCGACGCAAATCCGCGTGGTTCTGAACGACCGGCGCGAGTTCGATGCTGCCGTCCTGCTTGCCGACGAAGAGGCCGATCTGGCCCTTCTGCGGTTGAAGGGGGCGAAGGACCTGCCCGCGCTGGCGTTCCGGGCGTCCGACACGGTGGAGGTCGGCGATCTGGTTCTGGCCATCGGCAATCCGTTCGGCATCGGTCAGACGGTCAGTTCGGGCATCGTCTCCGGGCTGGCCCGGTCGGGGCTCTCCATCGGCGGCGGACGGGGCCTGTTCATCCAGACCGATGCGGCCATCAATCCGGGCAATTCCGGGGGCGCGCTTGTCGACATGTCCGGGCGCCTTGTCGGGATCAACACCGCGATCCTGTCGCGTTCCGGAGGGTCGAACGGCATTGGTTTCGCGATCCCGGCCGATCTTGTTGCGCGGTTTGTCGAACAGGCCGAGCAAGGGGAAAAGCGGTTCCTGCGCCCATGGGCGGGGGTGTCGGCGCAGGCGGTCGATGCCGCCCTTGCCGAAGCATTGGGTCTCGACCTGCCCCGGGGCGTCGTTCTGGCCGAGCTGCACAGTGATAGCCCGTTCCGAAAGGCGGGCTTCGAGATCGGCGATGTCGTTCTGGAAATCGACGGTGAGCCCGTGAACACCCCTCAGGAACTGCTGTTCCGCCTGTCGGCCAAGGGGATCGGCGAAACGGTCAAGGTCGGCTATCTGCACAAGGGGCGTGAGCGGTCGGCGAAGGTCGCCTTGGTCGCCCCGCCAGAGACACCGCCCCGCGACCCGGTCAAGATTGGCGGCCGCAGCATTCTGGAAGGTCTGACGGTCGTCAACATCAACCCGGCCGTGGCGCAGGAGGTCGGGCTGTCAGCCGAGATGCCGGGGGTGCTTGTGACAGAGCCGGGCCGGGTGGGCAGCCGGGTCGGGCTAAAACCCGGCGATGTCCTGCTGCGGATCAATGACAAAGAGATCGACGATACTGCAGATGTTGCGAAGGCCGTTCGAGACGGCGGGCGGACATGGACCATCGAGTATCTGAGGAACGGCCGGCGCAGCGTCTTGCGCTTTCGCGTCTGA
- a CDS encoding acyl-homoserine-lactone synthase, which translates to MQTTTLSFENLHNYGELFANMLRARRETFIGRNKWDLPEALGMEYDQYDTPASRWVVVHDQVGQVLAGLRLTPTTARCGVYSYMIRDAQLGLLDTIPRELLDCEAPVSETVWESSRLFVTQRVPLAQRRPIYFNLVQEIARAARTLGATQCLALLNANWRHWHQRVGIDMEALGPVMQIDGLNNQVVAMNFAPNLH; encoded by the coding sequence ATGCAGACCACAACTCTTTCTTTCGAGAATCTTCACAACTATGGAGAGCTTTTCGCAAACATGCTTCGCGCAAGACGCGAAACGTTCATCGGCCGCAACAAGTGGGACCTACCCGAGGCCCTGGGCATGGAATACGACCAGTACGACACCCCGGCAAGCCGCTGGGTCGTCGTGCATGACCAGGTTGGGCAGGTGTTGGCCGGGCTTCGGTTGACGCCTACGACCGCGCGGTGCGGGGTCTACAGCTACATGATACGGGACGCCCAACTGGGTCTTCTCGACACGATCCCGCGGGAGTTGCTTGACTGCGAAGCCCCCGTCTCCGAGACCGTCTGGGAAAGCTCGCGACTGTTCGTGACGCAGCGGGTGCCTCTCGCGCAGCGGCGCCCGATCTATTTCAACCTCGTCCAGGAGATCGCGCGCGCGGCCCGGACGCTGGGCGCGACCCAATGTCTCGCGTTGTTGAATGCCAACTGGCGCCACTGGCACCAGCGGGTCGGCATCGACATGGAGGCGTTGGGCCCGGTGATGCAGATCGACGGGTTGAACAATCAGGTCGTCGCGATGAACTTCGCCCCGAACCTGCACTGA
- a CDS encoding autoinducer binding domain-containing protein codes for MFEKSVFDRELRALEALSPMGYHIGLHIRVTSPIMTFQTYDQEWLNHYTEHGYVLRDPTVAWGFATTGATRWSNQKIPDPFGIFADAARFGLKYGATISCGPITSRTIASVARADREFEDSEIEMIEALVRRLHDMTEPPQKLTKAQVEALRCIAEGDRHAAAACKLGISESALKARLASARDRLMARTTAEAIQRAKDYRLL; via the coding sequence ATGTTCGAGAAGTCGGTGTTTGATAGAGAGTTGCGGGCCTTAGAGGCTTTGTCACCGATGGGGTACCATATCGGCCTCCATATCCGTGTCACCTCGCCGATAATGACCTTTCAGACATACGATCAAGAGTGGCTGAACCACTATACCGAACATGGGTATGTCCTGCGCGATCCGACGGTCGCATGGGGCTTTGCAACCACCGGAGCAACACGGTGGAGCAACCAAAAGATCCCGGACCCGTTCGGCATCTTCGCGGATGCCGCGCGATTCGGGCTCAAGTACGGCGCGACGATCTCCTGTGGGCCGATCACCTCCAGGACAATTGCCAGCGTGGCACGAGCAGATCGGGAATTCGAGGATTCCGAGATCGAAATGATCGAAGCCCTCGTGCGTCGTCTTCACGACATGACCGAGCCACCGCAAAAGCTTACCAAAGCTCAGGTCGAAGCGCTGCGATGCATTGCGGAGGGTGACCGGCATGCGGCAGCAGCTTGTAAGCTAGGCATATCGGAGAGCGCGCTGAAGGCCCGTCTCGCATCTGCGCGAGACCGACTGATGGCGCGCACGACGGCAGAAGCCATTCAGCGCGCAAAGGACTACAGACTGCTGTGA
- the rplQ gene encoding 50S ribosomal protein L17, protein MRHARGYRRLNRTHEHRKALFANMAGSLIEHEQIKTTLPKAKELKRIADKLVTLAKRGDLHARRQAASRLKQDAHVAKLFDVLGPRYAERPGGYVRVLKAGFRYGDMAPMAIVEFVDRDPDAKGAADRARLEAEETLEG, encoded by the coding sequence ATGCGTCACGCTCGCGGCTATCGCCGCCTCAATCGCACGCATGAGCACCGCAAGGCCCTGTTCGCCAACATGGCCGGATCGCTCATCGAACATGAACAGATCAAGACGACGCTGCCCAAGGCCAAAGAGCTCAAGCGCATTGCCGACAAGCTGGTCACGCTGGCCAAGCGCGGCGACCTGCATGCCCGCCGCCAGGCGGCCTCGCGGCTGAAACAGGACGCCCATGTGGCCAAGCTGTTTGACGTTCTCGGCCCACGCTACGCCGAACGTCCCGGCGGCTATGTCCGGGTGCTGAAGGCCGGCTTCCGCTACGGTGACATGGCGCCGATGGCGATTGTTGAATTCGTCGATCGCGACCCCGATGCCAAGGGGGCCGCAGACCGTGCCCGCCTTGAGGCTGAAGAGACCCTGGAAGGCTGA
- a CDS encoding DNA-directed RNA polymerase subunit alpha — protein sequence MIHKNWQELIKPTQLDIKPGNDPARQATVIAEPLERGFGLTLGNALRRVLMSSLQGAAITSVQIDNVLHEFSSVAGVREDVTDIVLNLKGVALRMEVEGPKRLSVSAKGPGVVTAGDISETAGIEVLNRDHVICHLDDGADLFMELTVNTGKGYVAADKNRPEDSPIGLIPIDAIYSPIKKVAYDVQPTREGQVLDYDKLTMKVETDGSLTPDDAVAFAARILQDQLSIFVNFEEPESAGREAEDDGLEFNPLLLKKVDELELSVRSANCLKNDNIVYIGDLIQKTEAEMLRTPNFGRKSLNEIKEVLSGMGLHLGMDVEEWPPENIEDLAKKFEDQF from the coding sequence ATGATCCACAAGAACTGGCAGGAACTGATCAAGCCCACGCAGCTTGATATCAAGCCGGGCAACGATCCCGCGCGTCAGGCCACCGTCATTGCCGAGCCGCTTGAACGGGGATTCGGCCTGACCCTCGGCAATGCGCTGCGTCGGGTTTTGATGAGCTCGCTTCAGGGGGCGGCGATCACCTCTGTCCAGATCGACAACGTCCTGCATGAATTCTCCTCGGTTGCCGGGGTGCGCGAAGACGTCACCGATATCGTGCTCAACCTCAAGGGCGTCGCATTGCGGATGGAGGTCGAGGGGCCGAAACGGTTGTCGGTCTCGGCCAAGGGGCCGGGCGTTGTGACCGCCGGCGATATCTCCGAAACCGCCGGGATCGAGGTTCTGAACCGCGACCACGTGATCTGCCATCTCGACGACGGGGCCGACCTGTTCATGGAACTGACCGTGAATACGGGCAAAGGCTATGTCGCCGCGGACAAGAACCGCCCCGAGGATTCGCCCATCGGCCTCATCCCGATCGACGCGATCTACTCGCCGATCAAGAAGGTTGCCTATGACGTGCAGCCGACGCGGGAAGGCCAGGTGCTCGACTACGACAAACTGACGATGAAGGTCGAAACCGACGGGTCGCTGACACCTGACGATGCGGTCGCCTTCGCGGCCCGTATCCTGCAGGATCAGTTGTCGATCTTCGTCAACTTCGAGGAACCGGAATCGGCCGGCCGCGAGGCAGAGGATGACGGGCTGGAATTCAACCCGCTGCTGCTGAAGAAGGTGGACGAGCTGGAGCTTTCCGTCCGGTCGGCCAACTGCCTGAAGAACGACAACATCGTCTATATCGGCGACCTGATCCAGAAGACCGAGGCGGAGATGCTGCGCACCCCGAACTTCGGCCGCAAGTCGCTGAACGAGATCAAGGAAGTGCTGTCCGGCATGGGGCTGCATCTCGGCATGGATGTCGAGGAATGGCCGCCGGAGAACATCGAGGATCTGGCCAAGAAGTTCGAGGACCAGTTCTAG
- the rpsK gene encoding 30S ribosomal protein S11 encodes MAREKTTRTRRKERKNIAAGVAHVNSSFNNTKILISDVQGNAISWSSAGTMGFKGSRKSTPYAAQMAAEDAGRKAQEHGVKTLEVEVQGPGSGRESALRALAAIGFNITSIRDVTPIAHNGCRPPKRRRV; translated from the coding sequence ATGGCACGCGAAAAGACCACCCGTACCCGCCGCAAGGAACGCAAGAACATCGCCGCAGGCGTGGCGCATGTGAACTCGTCCTTCAACAACACCAAGATCCTGATCTCCGACGTGCAGGGCAACGCCATTTCGTGGTCGTCCGCCGGCACCATGGGGTTCAAGGGCTCGCGCAAGTCGACCCCTTATGCCGCGCAGATGGCCGCCGAAGATGCCGGACGCAAGGCGCAGGAACATGGCGTGAAGACCCTTGAGGTCGAGGTGCAGGGCCCCGGCTCTGGCCGTGAGAGCGCGTTGCGCGCCCTGGCCGCGATCGGTTTCAACATCACTTCGATTCGCGACGTGACGCCGATTGCCCATAACGGCTGCCGCCCGCCGAAACGCCGCCGGGTCTGA
- the rpsM gene encoding 30S ribosomal protein S13, which translates to MARIAGVNIPTGKRVPIALTYIHGIGPASAEQICEAVGIDRTRRVNDLSDAEVLAIREHIDATLTVEGDLRREVQMNIKRLMDLGCYRGLRHRRNLPVRGQRTHTNARTRKGPAKPIAGKKK; encoded by the coding sequence TTGGCACGAATCGCTGGCGTCAACATCCCCACGGGGAAACGGGTGCCCATCGCACTCACCTATATTCATGGCATTGGCCCGGCTTCGGCCGAGCAGATTTGCGAGGCGGTCGGAATCGACCGGACTCGCCGCGTCAACGACCTCTCGGATGCCGAGGTGCTGGCGATCCGCGAACATATCGACGCAACCCTGACCGTCGAAGGCGACCTGCGCCGCGAAGTGCAGATGAACATCAAGCGCCTGATGGATCTGGGCTGCTATCGTGGCCTGCGTCATCGCCGCAACCTGCCCGTGCGCGGTCAGCGGACCCACACCAATGCGCGCACCCGCAAGGGCCCCGCCAAGCCCATCGCCGGCAAGAAGAAATAA